The genomic DNA CGCTGAGCGTGTCCATCCCCGTCTATCGCCACGCCAGCATCGCGGTCTCACTGGGGCGCCCCAACGTCTTCCTGCGCAGCTGGTACCGCTACCCCATGGTGTCCTGGCGTCATGTGCCCGAGCCGCGCTACCGCTACCACGAGGGGCGCTGGACGCACTACGAGAGCCACGTGCGTTCGCCGCCGCCCTCGCGCTACCACTCCGCGAGCCCCGGTCCGCGCTCGGGCGGGCACGGGGGCGGGCGGGGTGGCGGCCACCGCCACTGAGTCCAGGGCTCACTCCGCGGAGGCGCGCGAGCCCTCCGCGGGGCGAGGCAGGTGGAAGGCCTCGGCCAGCAACTCGTAGGAGCGAACCCGCTCGGCGTGGTTGTGGATGTGCGAGGTGACCATCAACTCGTCGGCGCCCATCTGCTCGGCGAGTTCGAGGAGCCGGGCCCGGACGCGACCGGGCGACCCGCACACGAGGATGGAGCGCGCGACGCCGACCTGCTGCCGCTCCATCGGGGAGTACGCGTAGGCGCGGGCCTCCTCGGGGCTCGGAATGGGGCCGTTGCGTCCGTTGCGGAAGTTGACCCACAGCAGGTCATGCGTGCTGGCGAGCATGTCCGCGCGCTCGTCCGTCTCCGCGCACACCACCGAGACGCCCAGGATGGCGTAGGGCCGCTCCAAGTGCGCCGAGGGGCGGAACTGGTTCCGGTAGGTGTGCATGGCGGAGTGCGCCGCCTCGGGGCTGAAGTGATAGGCGAAGGCGAAACCCCGGCCTTGCTCCGCGGCCAACCGGGCACTGAAGCCGCTGGAGCCGAGCAGCCAGATGGGCGGCAGCGTGATGTCCGCCGGTGACGCGCGGATCCGCTGGAAGGGGTGATCCGGCTCCGAGAAGGCCTCCTCGCCAGCGAAGGCGCGCAGCTGGGAGAGCTGCTCGGGGAAGTCGTCCGCGGTGAGGGCCTCCATCGAGCGACGCAGCGCCAGCGCCGTGAGCTGATCCGTCCCCGGCGCGCGCCCCAGTCCCAAATCGATGCGCCCGGGATAGAGCGCCTCCAGCGTGAGGAAGGTCTCCGCCACCTTCAGGGGCGAGTGGTTCGGCAACATGATGCCGCCCGAGCCCACGCGCAGGTGCTCCGTCTCCCGCGCGATGGCGGTGATCATGATCTCCGGCGCGGAACTCGCCAGCCCTCGGGAGTTGTGGTGCTCGGCGATCCAATACCGCGTGAAGCCGAGGCGATCCGCGCGGCGCGCCAGGTCGAGGCTGTTGCGCAAGGCCCGAGGCCCCGTCGAGCCCGTGCCGACGGGGATGAGGTCGAGAATGGACAGGCGAGGCAGGGGCATGGAGGTCCTCGGGGAGACTTCCTTGCTAACGGCGGATGCCTCCGCTTTTCAAGTCACAGTGGTGATGACGCGTGTCATTCCCGGGTTTGGGAGGCGAGGGCCCCCCTGTCAGTCCCCTGCGAGGCTCAGGGCTCGGTCCACACGGCGAGGCGGTGGCCGCTCGGGTCGGTGAACTCGAAGCGCCTGCCGCCCGGGAAGCTGAAGATGTCCTTGGTGATGACCCCACCGGCCTTGCGCACGCGGTCGAGCGTTGCTTCCAGCTCGCGGGAGTAGAGGACGATGAGCGGTCCGCCGGGAGTGACCGCGCCGTCCGTCGTGAAGCCACCGCTCAGCCGGCCATCGTTGAAGGCGCTGTAGGCCGGGCCGTAGTCCTCGAAGCTCCAGCCGAACACGGTGCCGTAGAAGCGCTTCGTCGCGGCGAGGTCCGTGACGTGGAACTCGATGTAGTCGATGCGGTGGTGCTGCGCGGCCTGCTGCGATGCGGACGACATGGGGACTCCGGTGCTCGTGAAGGAGGCTGTGGACTCTAGAGGGCTTCCACCGAGGGGGATTGTACGAATCCGACAGGGGCGAGCTCGCGGGCGTAGGCTCCCGGAGACACACCCACCAGGGCGCGGAACTCCCGCACCAGGTGGGCCTGGTCGAAGTAGCCGGCGGCGAGCGCGAGCTGCGCACCAGGGAGCGTGGGCGTGCGCTTCAGCCACTCCACCGCGTGTTGCATCCGAGCGATGCGGCACAGCACCTTGGGCGCCAGTCCCACCGCGGCCTGGAAGCGGCGTTCGAGCTGCCGCGCGCCCACGCCGAGCGTGCTCTCCAGGGACTCCACCGTCACCTGTCCCCGCGAGGCCCAGATGCGCTGCACCGCGTGGGCGAGCGCTGCATCGGGCTTCAGCAAAGGCAGTCGCCCCAGGAGCAGCTCCTCCATCACCTCGAGACTCGCCTCGGGTCCCGGTGCTTCGAGGAGCCGCTCCGTCCATTCGTCCGCCAGCGCCCTGGGCCACAGCGTGTCGAGGCAGAGCTGCGTTCCGGTCAGCTCGTTCAGCGCGACGCTCAGGAACGGGCGTGCACCTCCGGGCCGAAAGCGGATGCCGACGAAGCGAGCGCCCTGCTCCAACGGGACGACCTCGGCGGTCCGCATCGTGCCGATGACCTGAGGCCGCGCATCCGCGGCGCGCTGGCTGGGGCTCAGGTTGACGAGGATGTCGAGGCACCCGTCCGGCAACACCCGGTTGTCCGGCGGCGAGGCCACCTGTGCCGACAGGGCCCAGAAGCACTGGACGTAGGGCGCGAGCGCGGCGCGCGGGCGACGCTCGACGTAGAGGGACGCGGGGGACATCGGCCGCGATTCTGCCCGAGCCGGGTGGGGCGGGCGCGGCAGAAAGACTCAGGGGCTCCGGGAATGCGGCGGAGGACCTTGGCGAGGGAGGCTCACTGAGAAGAGCGCGCCGCGGCCGGGGGCGCTCTCCACGCGGACCGTGCCGCCCAGCGCTTCCACGACTTGCCGCGTGATGTAGAGCCCCAGGCCCAGCCCGCCGTAGTGGCGGTCCGACACGGCGCGCTCGAACTTCTCGAAGATGCGGCGCTGCGCCTCGGTGGGGACCCCGATGCCCTCGTCGCGCACGGTCAGCAGGGCGGTGGACTCGGTGGTCTCGACGCACACCTTCACGGGCCGGCCCGCGCCGTACTTCACCGCGTTGGAGAGGAGGTTCGTCACCACCTGCTCCAGCCGGAGTCGATCCCACCAGCCCAGGGCATGGCCCTCCGCGCACAGCTCCAACGAGGAGCCCGTCTTGGCCGCCTCGTTCGCGAAGGTCGCAAGCACCTCGTGCACCACCGTCGCCAGGTCCACCTGCTCCAGGTTCAGTTCCAGGCGACCCAGGCTGATCCGCGACACATCCAGCAGGCCATTCACCAGGCTCGACAGCTTGCGGGCCTGACCCGCCACTGCGTCCAACACCTCCGCCACCTGACGGGCGGGCAGCGCCCCAGTGGGCTCGGCCGCGATGCGACGCTGCAGCGCCTGCACCTTGAGCTGGATGGGCGTCAGGGGTGTCCTGAGCTCATGGCTGGCCACGGACAGGAACTCGTCGCGCAGCTGCACCGCTTGCTGCGAGGCCGCATACAGCCGCGCGTTGTCCACCGCGAGCGCGGCGCGCCGGGCCAGGTCCTCGGCCGTCTGGAGATCCGACTCGGTATAGCGACGCCCTGACTCCGCGTAGACGAGCGTGAGCGCGCCCAGCACCTTGCCGCGCGCCACCAGCGGCACGACCAGGTACGACCTCAGCCCGAGCTTCTCGATGAAGTGTCGCTGCGCGGGCTCGGTCGTGGCGTCCATCTCCAGGCGCGTGATGTCCGCCACCCAGTCGGAGCGGCCCGTGCGCAGCACCTGCGGGATTCCTCGCGCGGCCTGGGGATTCAGGGGGTAGCGACGCGTGAGTTCCCAGGCCGCGCGTGTGCGCTGGGGGTCCACGTGCGCGAGCGCGAGCCGACGGATGTCGCCTCCCTCATCCAGCACATCCACGGCACAGGCGTCCGCGAGCGTGGGCACGGCGAGCTGCACGAGCTGGTCGAGCGTCACCTCGGGGTTGAAGGACTGGCCGAGCACCGCGCTGGCCTCGGCCAGGAAGCGGCTGCGATCCTTGCTGCGCTTGGTGGCGTCGATGTCCGTCGAGGTGCCGAACCACTTGGCGGGGCGCCCCAGCTCGTCGGGCATGTGCGTGGCACGGGTGAGGAACCACCGATAGTCCCCGTTCTTGTCCACGATGCGGAACTCGGTCTCGTACTGGTCGCCGGTCTCCACGGAGTGTTGCCACGCGGCGACCGCGCCCGGGACGTCGTCCGGGTGGAGGACGGTCACCCAGGCCGTCCCCATCGCGGCCTCCACGCTGCCCCCGCTGTACGTCGCGAAGACTTGATTGATGTAGTCGATGTGCCCGTCCGCGCGCGCGGTCCAGACAATCTGGGGCATGGCATCCGCGAGCATGCGGTACTCCTGCTCGCGCTTCTCCAGCGCGCGCTCCACCACCTTCAGCGGAGAGATGTCCTGGAAGGTCACCACGCACGTCGAGGGCAGGGCGCCCACCGCGGGGACCCGCGCCGAGTCCACCAGGATGGAGGTGCGGCCTCGCGGCGTGGACAGCTCCAGCTGCTCCTGGCTCACCTGCTCGCCTCGGGCCGCGCGCATGGAGGGCATGTCATCCACGGGTACGGGGTCGCCTCGCGTGTCCGTGACGTAGAACGTTCGTGAGTGCTCCTCGCGCGACGAGGACTTCGGGAAGCGTCCGCCCCAGAGTTGATCCGCCGCCGCGTTGGCGAACGTCATGCGCGCGGTGCCCGGCTCCACGAGGATGAGCGGCACGGGGAGTCGATCCAGGATGGACTCCAGCCACTGCTGTTGATCCGCGAGCGAGGCATTCAGCTGCTCGACATGCTG from Myxococcaceae bacterium JPH2 includes the following:
- a CDS encoding LLM class flavin-dependent oxidoreductase, with product MPRLSILDLIPVGTGSTGPRALRNSLDLARRADRLGFTRYWIAEHHNSRGLASSAPEIMITAIARETEHLRVGSGGIMLPNHSPLKVAETFLTLEALYPGRIDLGLGRAPGTDQLTALALRRSMEALTADDFPEQLSQLRAFAGEEAFSEPDHPFQRIRASPADITLPPIWLLGSSGFSARLAAEQGRGFAFAYHFSPEAAHSAMHTYRNQFRPSAHLERPYAILGVSVVCAETDERADMLASTHDLLWVNFRNGRNGPIPSPEEARAYAYSPMERQQVGVARSILVCGSPGRVRARLLELAEQMGADELMVTSHIHNHAERVRSYELLAEAFHLPRPAEGSRASAE
- a CDS encoding VOC family protein, which gives rise to MSSASQQAAQHHRIDYIEFHVTDLAATKRFYGTVFGWSFEDYGPAYSAFNDGRLSGGFTTDGAVTPGGPLIVLYSRELEATLDRVRKAGGVITKDIFSFPGGRRFEFTDPSGHRLAVWTEP
- a CDS encoding AraC family transcriptional regulator, giving the protein MSPASLYVERRPRAALAPYVQCFWALSAQVASPPDNRVLPDGCLDILVNLSPSQRAADARPQVIGTMRTAEVVPLEQGARFVGIRFRPGGARPFLSVALNELTGTQLCLDTLWPRALADEWTERLLEAPGPEASLEVMEELLLGRLPLLKPDAALAHAVQRIWASRGQVTVESLESTLGVGARQLERRFQAAVGLAPKVLCRIARMQHAVEWLKRTPTLPGAQLALAAGYFDQAHLVREFRALVGVSPGAYARELAPVGFVQSPSVEAL
- a CDS encoding PAS domain-containing protein, translating into MPLLLVDDCIARSRALEDVLAPLGRPMVKVRSLDAALDALEHTTFSAILLSVDLPGTGEREALARLQRHPRGAETSILLHATSPQDASRMAEGYAAGAVDYLVEPMAPELLRARVQVFTALHQRRVAVARREAAVLQRERAAPAPEGPGCPAQDLDELTETVPLGMALFDRQLRYLHLNALLACAHGVDPEAARSLSAWEVTPTFAPLLRERVERVWTTGAPLLGMATSLPAPGGRGPTRDFLFNYYPVKGADGAVVAVGAIALDVTEQTLARQHVEQLNASLADQQQWLESILDRLPVPLILVEPGTARMTFANAAADQLWGGRFPKSSSREEHSRTFYVTDTRGDPVPVDDMPSMRAARGEQVSQEQLELSTPRGRTSILVDSARVPAVGALPSTCVVTFQDISPLKVVERALEKREQEYRMLADAMPQIVWTARADGHIDYINQVFATYSGGSVEAAMGTAWVTVLHPDDVPGAVAAWQHSVETGDQYETEFRIVDKNGDYRWFLTRATHMPDELGRPAKWFGTSTDIDATKRSKDRSRFLAEASAVLGQSFNPEVTLDQLVQLAVPTLADACAVDVLDEGGDIRRLALAHVDPQRTRAAWELTRRYPLNPQAARGIPQVLRTGRSDWVADITRLEMDATTEPAQRHFIEKLGLRSYLVVPLVARGKVLGALTLVYAESGRRYTESDLQTAEDLARRAALAVDNARLYAASQQAVQLRDEFLSVASHELRTPLTPIQLKVQALQRRIAAEPTGALPARQVAEVLDAVAGQARKLSSLVNGLLDVSRISLGRLELNLEQVDLATVVHEVLATFANEAAKTGSSLELCAEGHALGWWDRLRLEQVVTNLLSNAVKYGAGRPVKVCVETTESTALLTVRDEGIGVPTEAQRRIFEKFERAVSDRHYGGLGLGLYITRQVVEALGGTVRVESAPGRGALFSVSLPRQGPPPHSRSP